GGCATCCGATTTTGTGGATAATGGGTTATTGGATAATCCGAGGGTGAATGGCGATGTGGCGCAAAAGGGAAAATTTAAAGTACCTACCTTGCGCAATGTGGCGGTGACCGCACCTTATATGCACAATGGCGTTTTTAAGGAATTGAAAACCGTATTATTGTTTTTAGATCATTATAATAATCCGCAACGTAAGATAAATCCGGAAACGCAGCAACAATGGGATGCGCCGGAATATGAGGCGACATTGGCGCATGAGGATTTGAAGGGAAAACCCTTATCTGATGATCAAATTGAAGCGTTGGAAGCCTTCTTGAAAACCTTGACCGATGAGCGTTATGAAAATCTGCTACAAAAATGACCGCACTTTTTAACAATCTACATAAAAAAACACCTTCCGTTGCCGAAAGGTGTTTACATTGTGTCCTAAATAAAATAAATGCAAAAATCTAGCGATTAAAGTTTGTCTGCGTTTTGTTTAAGGTATTTTGCAACACCTTCTGGGCTGTCTTTCATCCCTTCTTTACCTTTTTCCCATTGTGCCGGGCAAACTTCACCATGTTCTTCGTGGAATTGTAGCGCATCAACCATACGTAACATTTCATCGATGTTACGACCTAATGGAAGATCGTTAACTACTTGGTGGCGAACTACACCGTTTTTGTCGATTAAGAATGATGCACGTAATGCTACGCCGGCTTCAGGATGTTCAATTCCGTAAGCTTGAGCGATGCTGTGTTTTACGTCACCCACTAAAGCGTATTGTACTTGACCGATACCACCGTTATCTGTTGGGGTATTACGCCATGCATTGTGCGTAAATTCTGAATCGATGGAAACACCAACCACTTCTACGCCACGTTTTTGGAATTCAGCGTAACGGTGATCAAATGCGATTAATTCTGATGGACAAACAAAAGTAAAATCAAGAGGATAGAAGAACACTACCGCAGCTTTACCGGCAATATGTTTTTTAAAATTAAAGTTATCAACAATTTCACCATTGCCTAAAACTGCTGATGCGGTAAAATCTGGGGCTTGACGGGTAACTAATACCATAGTAAAAATCTCCTTATTGATGGATTGATAACAAATTTTGCTAAAAATAGTGTAAGCAAAATTAGTGTTAAATATTGTAAAAAATTTAACCGCACTTGAATAGTTGGTTTTATCTATTAAACTGATTATCCATTTCTAATAAATAAAAAATAGGAAATATCATGTCAAAATCATATTCTTTAGCCACTACATTGGTACATGCAGGACGAAATAAACGGGTTGCACAAGGGAGCGTAAACCCGGTTATTCAACGCGCGTCTTCATTGGTATTTGAAAGTTTGGAGGAAAAGAAAAAAGCGACGCAAAACCGCTTTAAAGGCGGATTGTTTTATGGGCGTCGTGGGACCTTGACCCATTTTGCGTTGCAAGAATTAATGTGTGAATTGGAGGGCGGTGCTGGTTGTTATTTGTATCCGTGTGGTGCGGCAGCGGTGACAAATAGTATTTTGTCCTTTGTTGCCAGTGGTGATCATGTATTGATGACGGGTGCGGCTTATGAGCCGACACAAGAGTTTTGTACTACCGTATTGCAAAAAATGAACATTCAGACAACGTTTTATGATCCGCTTATTGGGGATAAAATTGCTCAATTGGTGCAGCCAAATACCAAAATTGTATTTTTAGAAGCGCCGAGTTCATTGACCATGGAAATTCCCGATATTCCGGCAATTGTTAAGGCGGTACGCGCGGTAAATCCGGAAATCGTGATAATGATTGATAATACATGGAGCGGCGGTGTACTGTTCAAGGCATTAGATTTCGATATTGATATTTCCATTCAGGCTGGAACGAAATATTTAGTTGGGCATTCTGATGCCATGATCGGTACTGCAGTTGCCAATGAACGTTGTTGGGCGCAATTGCGCGATCATTCGTATTTGATGGGACAAATGGTCGATGCGGATACTGCATATGTGACCGCGCGCGGTATTCGAAGCCTTAAGGTACGTTTGCAACAACATGAAACCAGTAGTATTAAAGTGGCGAAGTGGTTACTTGAACAACCGGAGGTCAAAACCGTGTATCATCCGGCATTACCAAGTTGCCCGGGACATGAAAACTTCAAACGGGATTTTAGCGGTTCCAGCGGTTTATTCTCTTTTGAATTAAAGCAAAAATTGACCAGCCAACAATTATCGGATTTTATGGATCATTTTGAATTATTCAGCATGGCCTATTCTTGGGGCGGGTTTGAATCATTGATTTTATATAATCAACCGGAAGAAATCGCTAGAATTCGTCCGGCGATCGAGCGTTCATTAACAGGAACGTTAATTCGAGTACATATCGGGTTTGAAGACGTTAATGAGCTTATCGCTGATTTGCGCAAAGGATTGGATCGTTTGGCATAAAAAAATAAGGTGGGATTTTCCCACCTTATGTTTAGCGTAAAATTTGCATTTGATGATCGGAAAATTGGCGCACTAAATCAGCCACCGTTTCACCACTAGGTAGGCGTAAATTTGCTGCAATCTCATGTAGTGGCACAATGACAAATTCGCGATTTTTCATATCATAATGAGGAAGGGTTAAACGTTCGCTGTGCAACTGCAGATCCTCATATAACAAAATATCCAAATCCAAGGTACGCTCGCCCCAGCGACGCAGTCGCACTCGCCCTTGTTCCTTTTCAATTTGTTGCAAGGCATCAAGCAATGTTAAGGGTTCAAGTTCGGTGTGCAGACAAGCAACCGCATTAACATAATCCGGTTGATCCTGCGGTCCAAGTGGCTTACTTTGATAAAATGAACTGACCGCGTTTACTTGTGAATTCGGTAATGCATCCAACGCTTTCAATGCCACATTTAGTTGTGTTTTAGGCTGATTTAAATTGCTGCCTAGGGCAATATAAACGGTTTTCATCATGCAGTTTTTGGTGTACTACGACGTTTTCTCGGACGATATTTTTTCTTCGGTTTTGGATTTAAGCGTTGTTGTTCTTTAACCAAAGTGACACGCTGTTCCGTATTACTCAATTGATATTCGTGCCACCAAGCGGCTAATTCGATACATTCGCCCCCCTCAATTTCCGCACGCATTGCCAACAAATCAAATGCGGCTCTGAATTTCGGGTGTTCCATGGTTTTTTGTGGTGCATTGCCAGCACGTTTTTGTAATTGTAATTGTAAAAACCAAATATCGCGGATAACCGCGGTATGACGACGTGGCGCCGCCAAGGCATGACAGAAAGTATCTAATACTTCGGTACAGGCTAAGGCATAGGCATCATGATTATTTAACCCACCTTCATTTTTCAGCATCTCGACTTTTTCGCGCAGCGGATACCAAAAGAACGCGGCAAATAAAAATGCCGGATTAATACGCAATTGATCCGCTACACGTTCGTCTGTCGAGGTTAAAGATTTTAAAATCATGCGCTCGGCAAAACTGTCTTCTTGTTCGGTAAAATAGGGCATCAATGCCGGAAAAAGTTGCTCGAAAAGGTGATATTCGCGCAATAATTTATAGGTTTTTACCCCATGACCGTTTTGCAATAATTTTAAACTTTCATCAAATAAACGCGCCGGAGGAATATTTTTTAGCAGCGGGGCAAGGCGACGAATTGGCGTTTCGCTTGGTTTTTCTAAAAACATATCCAGCTTCGCCATAAAACGAATAGAGCGTAACATTCTGACGGGATCTTCTTGATAACGCACCACGGGATCGCCAATTAAGCGCAATTTGCCGGCTTTCAGATCCTCTAATCCGTGAAAATAATCGCACAGCGTATTATTTTGCGGATTGTAATATAAAGCATTAACAGTAAAATCACGTCGAGCAGCATCTTGCTCTAAAGTGCCATATACATTATCGCGTAACAACATTCCGTCTTCGTTTTGTTTGGCTTGCCCTTCGTTGTGATTTTCTTGATGATTGGCGCGGAAGGTGGCGACTTCAATAATATCGCGTCCGAACATGACGTGTGCCAAGCGAAAGCGACGACCGACCAAACGACATTGGCGTTGAAAGATTGATTGTATTTGTTCTGGACGAGCATTGGTAGCGACATCAAAATCTTTTGGATTTTTCCCCAATAATAAATCGCGCAAACAACCGCCGACTACATAGGCTTCAAAACCTTGGCGTTGTAATTTTTCTACTACAAACAGGGCATTTTTGCTGATCATGCGTGGATAAATGCCATATTGTGATGCTTTGACGACCGCTTTATGATAATGACGAGGCGATGACGCCGATTTTTGTGTCGCAGACGAATTGGCGAAATGCGTTTCATTTCGTGGTAATACAGGTTTGGAATGTGTTTTTGTATGAGAATCTGTTGTTTTATGTTCGTTGACGACAGGCTGTGCGTTCTTTTTTTTGCCTAACAGATTTTTAATTAACGTTAAAATAATAAACCTCAAGGATGCTAAATATAAATTAAAACAAAAAGTGAAAAGTGCGGTTAAAATTACCGCACTTTTTTTTACCTATTTATAAATCAGCCGACCATTTGTTTTTCGCGAATTTCCGCTAATGTTTTGCAATCAATGCAAAGATCCGCTGTTGGACGCGCTTCCAAGCGACGAATACCGATTTCCACCCCGCAAGATTCGCAATAACCGAAATCATCAGTATCCAATTTTTTCAAGGTATTATCGATTTTTTTCATCAACTTACGTTCACGATCACGTGCGCGTAATTCTAAACTGAATTCTTCTTCTTGGGTCGCGCGATCTGCAGGATCCGGGAAGTTGGAAGCCTCATCTTGCATATGTGCTACAGTGCGGGAAGTTTCTTCATGAATCTGATCTTTCCAGGCTTGCAAGATTTTTTTGAAATGTTGCACCTGTTTCTCATTCATGTACTCCTCACCGTCTTGTAATTGGTACGGTTCAACACCGGCAAGAGCCAATAAACTTAAAGAGGATTTAGACATGGGTATCTCCTAATAAAAATTCATCCATTTCTGTCGTTCAAACCGCATTTGAGGCGATAAGTGTTCAAGTTGATTTTTTAAAGGCGATATAAATAACAGAACTTGAGGCATTTAGCAAATGAATTTACGTAAGATGACAAATTTTTACCGAATTAAATGTTAAATTTGCGATCTAAGTTACAAAATTGCCAACCAAATCTTGTTGTAACCTTGTGAATTTTTCATATTTAGCCTTAGCAATGGTGATAAAAGATGATGAAAATGCATAAGATAGGTTTTGATTTGGAGCTGTTCACACGAACGATTGTGTTTGCAGGCTTTAGCTTAGTTTTTTTGCCGAGATTGGCGTTGCTAGACTGGCACATGGCATGGCAGCTTTTTATTGTATGTGCGTTGTTATTTGCTGGTACTTATCTCCTTGGCTGGCAATATGGCGGGCAAAAAATAGCGCACATAAGCGCCTATTTAGGTCGGATTTTTGCTAGCGGAATGCTGCTGGCATTATGTTTAGGCTATTTTCATTCTGCTGCGCTACATCTTATTCAAACGGCAGAAAATATCACCGCACTTCCTACCAAAATGAAGATTGACTTTCGGATTGAAGAAGTATTGCAGCAACAGGCTTACCAAAGTTTAGTTGTCAAGGCGAGACTACAAGCGGATTTACCGGCACAGCGGATTTATCTCAATTGGGCATTGCCGGCAAAGGCGCGTGTGGGTGAAATTTGGCAAGGTGAATTGCAATTGCGTCCGCTGTCGGCACGTTATAATTTTGGTGGATTTGATCGGCTACAATGGTATTTGGCAAAAGGGATTAGTGCTTATGGTAGCGTGAAAAGTGCTGTCAAAATTAAAGACGATTTTCATTGGCGCGAACAACGTTTGAACGCTGCATGGCAACAAACCCAAGATTTACCCATGCAAGGATTATTGTTAGCCTTAGGGTTTGGCGAACGGGCGTGGCTGAGTCGCGATATTTGGCAACCTTATCAACAAACTAACACTGCTCATTTAATTGCGATTTCCGGATTGCATATTGGCTTGGCGATGTGGGTGGGTTGGATATTGGCGCGCGCTGTGCAAGGCATTTTTCCTACCCATTTGATTTCCCCTTCTTTTCCTCTTATTTGTGGTCTTTTCGTAGCATTAGGTTATGCACAACTTGCCGGATTAAGCGTTCCAACTTTTCGCGCAGTGCTAGCGTTGACTGTCTTGTGTGTCTTTCAATTTTTTCGGGCTTATTGTACACCGTGGCAATTTTTATGGCGGGTGGTGGCGCTGTTATTGTTATATGATCCACTGATGCCGCTTTCTAGCAGTTTCTGGTTATCTGTGGGGGCAGTGGCTTGTTTGATTACATGGTACCAATGGGTTCCTCTACGCTTGTTGATGTGGCGTGGGCAACCGTTATTTCAAGTGGTGGGTCGGCTATTTCGCCCGATATTGAGTATTGTGCATTTACAGCTAGGGTTGCTGTGGTTATTTACGCCTATTCAGCTATTTTTATTTCATACTTTTTTCCCTATGGGCTTGTTGGCGAATTTATTGGCGGTTCCGTTTTTTAGCTTTATTTTGGTGCCGCTCGTATTATTCGCTTTGATAACGCAAGGCGCTTGGCAATCTTGGTGGTGGGCGGATAACATGGCGCAATGGATCACGGAAATATTGCGCTATTTGGCGGTTGGCGAGCTATGGATTTCGCGAAAAAATGCGTTAATTTTGACCGCACTTTTCGCCTTATGCTTTGTTTGCTATGTAACATATTTAAAGCGCTTACAAGTAAAGGCGGCGCTAGAAGTTGCCAATCTAAATGCGCCTCGATTTCCGCTGTCTTTAAATTGGCGGGCAATTCCGGCGAAACCGGCTTTGCAAGTGGCGCAACGCTTAGCGTTAGGTTTAAGTATTGGTTGTTTTGGCGTTTGGAGCTATAGCAAAATGAGCGAACCTTTGTGGCGGTTAGAAAGTTTGGATGTGGGTCAGGGATTGGCGATGCTCTTGGTAAAAAATGATCGTGGCATTTTATATGATACCGGATCGGCATGGCAGGGCGGCAGTATGGCTCGTTTAGAAATTTTGCCTTATTTACAACGTCAAGGCATCCAATTGGAACAACTTATTCTTAGCCATGATGATAATGATCATGCTGGCGGCGTGAATGATATTTTGGCGGTTTATCCGGATATTGAGGTCATTCGCCCTTCTTTTAAAAATGTAGGAGAAAAGTACCGCACTTTATGCAAGCAAGGGTTGCGTTGGGAATGGCAAGGGTTACATTTTAGCGCACTGGCACCGCAAAAAAATATTGCGCGGGCAGATAACGGGCATTCTTGTGTGTTGTTGGTAGCGGATGAAACCTATCGAATTTTGTTAACGGGTGATGCTGATCTTGCACTGGAAAATACCTTTGTACCATTGTTGGATAAAATTGATGTGTTGCAAGTCGGGCATCACGGAAGTCGAACTTCAACCGGCAAGGCGTTAGTGCAAACCGCGCATCCTGATATAGCATTAATTTCGGCAAGTCGCTGGAATGCTTGGGGATTTCCGCACGCTGAAGTGCTAAATCGGCTGAAAGAAAATGCGGTGACGGTTTATAATACTGCTTTATCAGGGCAAATTCGTATCGAATTTACACAAGGGCATATGCGCGTTAAAACCGCCAGAAATCCTTGGGTGCCTTGGTATGAGCAAATGATCGGCGAAGAATAATACGAAGGATCCGGACTATCTTCTTTGACTGCGTTGGCTTGTGGAAAAAATCAAGGTACAATAGACCGATTTTTTACAACTAAAAGACGATGTTATGCAAGATAAAGATCTTTCTACGCTCCAAACATTTAAACGCTTATGGCCGATGATTTCGCCTTTTAAAATCGGGCTGATTGTGGCTGGGATTACTTTAGTATTCAATGCCTTGACCGATGCGGCGTTAATTCAAATGTTAAAACCCTTGTTGGACGACGGTTTTGGTAAGGCCGATGTTTCTTTTTTACGTATGATGGCGATTGTGGTTGTGTTGCTGATTATTGTGCGCGGCGCGACCAGTTTTGTGTCTTCTTATTGTTTGGCGTGGGTGTCTGGCAAAGTGGTGATGACCATGCGTCGTCGTTTGTTTAAACATTTGATGTATATGCCAGTGAGTTTTTTTGACCAAAATTCCGC
This portion of the [Pasteurella] aerogenes genome encodes:
- the folK gene encoding 2-amino-4-hydroxy-6-hydroxymethyldihydropteridinepyrophosphokinase, which codes for MMKTVYIALGSNLNQPKTQLNVALKALDALPNSQVNAVSSFYQSKPLGPQDQPDYVNAVACLHTELEPLTLLDALQQIEKEQGRVRLRRWGERTLDLDILLYEDLQLHSERLTLPHYDMKNREFVIVPLHEIAANLRLPSGETVADLVRQFSDHQMQILR
- the pcnB gene encoding poly(A) polymerase; this translates as MRFIILTLIKNLLGKKKNAQPVVNEHKTTDSHTKTHSKPVLPRNETHFANSSATQKSASSPRHYHKAVVKASQYGIYPRMISKNALFVVEKLQRQGFEAYVVGGCLRDLLLGKNPKDFDVATNARPEQIQSIFQRQCRLVGRRFRLAHVMFGRDIIEVATFRANHQENHNEGQAKQNEDGMLLRDNVYGTLEQDAARRDFTVNALYYNPQNNTLCDYFHGLEDLKAGKLRLIGDPVVRYQEDPVRMLRSIRFMAKLDMFLEKPSETPIRRLAPLLKNIPPARLFDESLKLLQNGHGVKTYKLLREYHLFEQLFPALMPYFTEQEDSFAERMILKSLTSTDERVADQLRINPAFLFAAFFWYPLREKVEMLKNEGGLNNHDAYALACTEVLDTFCHALAAPRRHTAVIRDIWFLQLQLQKRAGNAPQKTMEHPKFRAAFDLLAMRAEIEGGECIELAAWWHEYQLSNTEQRVTLVKEQQRLNPKPKKKYRPRKRRSTPKTA
- the rec2 gene encoding protein Rec2, which produces MKMHKIGFDLELFTRTIVFAGFSLVFLPRLALLDWHMAWQLFIVCALLFAGTYLLGWQYGGQKIAHISAYLGRIFASGMLLALCLGYFHSAALHLIQTAENITALPTKMKIDFRIEEVLQQQAYQSLVVKARLQADLPAQRIYLNWALPAKARVGEIWQGELQLRPLSARYNFGGFDRLQWYLAKGISAYGSVKSAVKIKDDFHWREQRLNAAWQQTQDLPMQGLLLALGFGERAWLSRDIWQPYQQTNTAHLIAISGLHIGLAMWVGWILARAVQGIFPTHLISPSFPLICGLFVALGYAQLAGLSVPTFRAVLALTVLCVFQFFRAYCTPWQFLWRVVALLLLYDPLMPLSSSFWLSVGAVACLITWYQWVPLRLLMWRGQPLFQVVGRLFRPILSIVHLQLGLLWLFTPIQLFLFHTFFPMGLLANLLAVPFFSFILVPLVLFALITQGAWQSWWWADNMAQWITEILRYLAVGELWISRKNALILTALFALCFVCYVTYLKRLQVKAALEVANLNAPRFPLSLNWRAIPAKPALQVAQRLALGLSIGCFGVWSYSKMSEPLWRLESLDVGQGLAMLLVKNDRGILYDTGSAWQGGSMARLEILPYLQRQGIQLEQLILSHDDNDHAGGVNDILAVYPDIEVIRPSFKNVGEKYRTLCKQGLRWEWQGLHFSALAPQKNIARADNGHSCVLLVADETYRILLTGDADLALENTFVPLLDKIDVLQVGHHGSRTSTGKALVQTAHPDIALISASRWNAWGFPHAEVLNRLKENAVTVYNTALSGQIRIEFTQGHMRVKTARNPWVPWYEQMIGEE
- the dksA gene encoding DnaK suppressor protein yields the protein MSKSSLSLLALAGVEPYQLQDGEEYMNEKQVQHFKKILQAWKDQIHEETSRTVAHMQDEASNFPDPADRATQEEEFSLELRARDRERKLMKKIDNTLKKLDTDDFGYCESCGVEIGIRRLEARPTADLCIDCKTLAEIREKQMVG
- the tsaA gene encoding putative peroxiredoxin: MVLVTRQAPDFTASAVLGNGEIVDNFNFKKHIAGKAAVVFFYPLDFTFVCPSELIAFDHRYAEFQKRGVEVVGVSIDSEFTHNAWRNTPTDNGGIGQVQYALVGDVKHSIAQAYGIEHPEAGVALRASFLIDKNGVVRHQVVNDLPLGRNIDEMLRMVDALQFHEEHGEVCPAQWEKGKEGMKDSPEGVAKYLKQNADKL
- the metC gene encoding cystathionine beta-lyase; the encoded protein is MSKSYSLATTLVHAGRNKRVAQGSVNPVIQRASSLVFESLEEKKKATQNRFKGGLFYGRRGTLTHFALQELMCELEGGAGCYLYPCGAAAVTNSILSFVASGDHVLMTGAAYEPTQEFCTTVLQKMNIQTTFYDPLIGDKIAQLVQPNTKIVFLEAPSSLTMEIPDIPAIVKAVRAVNPEIVIMIDNTWSGGVLFKALDFDIDISIQAGTKYLVGHSDAMIGTAVANERCWAQLRDHSYLMGQMVDADTAYVTARGIRSLKVRLQQHETSSIKVAKWLLEQPEVKTVYHPALPSCPGHENFKRDFSGSSGLFSFELKQKLTSQQLSDFMDHFELFSMAYSWGGFESLILYNQPEEIARIRPAIERSLTGTLIRVHIGFEDVNELIADLRKGLDRLA